DNA sequence from the Ovis canadensis isolate MfBH-ARS-UI-01 breed Bighorn chromosome 2, ARS-UI_OviCan_v2, whole genome shotgun sequence genome:
GTCCTTTGGGGCGAGGGAGGGGTCTGGGGAAGCCTGACGGCAGAGAACCCTCAGGCAGAGTCAGTGAGACAGCATTAGAACAGGATGCCACGGATGCTCACCTCTTCCCCCGTCAGCCTCTCATTAGTGACCAGGACAAGGCCTCCAGCTCGCTTCTAATCCTGGAAATTGGTAAAGACAGCTGAAATTTGGGTCCATTCTAGAAAGGGCCCCACTCCCAGAAGCTCTGGTTCTCCTGGTAAACAAAAGCAAATTCGGTTCTGGTTTCTGGAAGTTTCTTTTCCAGTCCTCTCCTATAATCAAAGAGAATTCTTCATAGAAAACTTGCAGAAAAACGGCAATTTACAAGAAACAGCATGTCATGTATGTGCACTTCGTAAATCTGGTAGGGTGATCAGAATCGCAACTCTTGCCCTTGTTGGGATTCGAACAGAGAAAAAGTACTGTGATTGCATTATAGTAGGAGCCAGAGTCCAAGACTGGGGATTTTCTTGCTGACCCAGCCACCCACTGCCCTGCAGATGCCTAGTGCTGTACTAATCCATCATTGTGCTAATATCTTGGAATTACCCTTTACCATAGGCTGAACGTTTGTGTCTCCCcaaagttcatatgttgaaatcctaacccccaatgCAATGGCATTAGGAGGTAAGGCTTTCAGGAGCTGTAATCAGGCCCTAAgtgtggagccctcatgaatgagattaacACCTTTATAAGGAGATGCCACACATTGATTGCCCTTGTCCTTTTCCtaccatgtacagatgtgagaaggGCCTATTTGCAACCCAGAAGAGAGATGACCCTCACCAGAGCTAGACCATGCTGGTACTCTGATATCTAACTTCCAgactccagaactataagaaatgaattgctacTGTGTGTAGTcactcaagggcttccctggtggctgagaggttaaagcgtctgactccagtgcaggagacctgggttcgatccctgggtcaggaagatcctagtCACTCAATCTGTGgcgtttgttatagcagcctaaaCTAAGACATACTTCCTCTGACTTTAAGTTCCTGGAAAGCAGGGACCCAGTCTAAAACTTTCTTCTTGGACTctccgggtggtccagtggttaagaatcaatctgccaatgcagggacataggtttgatcccttgccctggaaaatcccacatgctatggagcaactaagctcatgcgccacaactacagagACTTTGCTTAAGAGcgtgtgctctgcaataagagaaccaacacagtgagaagcccgctgactgcaactacagagtagcccccgatcgctgcagctagagaaaacctgcgtgcagcagtgaagacccagcacagccatcaataaataaataaaattaaattttcttctttcctccactGCTGTGTTAGTTCATATATCACAGGCATAAAAACCtggatttgttcatttttaactttACTGGGTTTAGAACTGCAGCACGATATTTTGCATGCCTGAATTCTCTTCCAACATGTATAATCTAAATATGTTTCTATTATTCCAGGCTAGCCTATCATGTGATCACCCAGTAAGCCAGCCAACATTCATCACACATATGCAGAGCAATGGGAATCTACTAGCTGAGGTGTGCTCATGCTGCAGTatgaggtggtaaagaatctgcctgctaatgcaggagtcgTAGGAATCACGGGTTCCAtatctggcttgggaagatcacttggaagaggaaatggcaacccacttcagtattcttgcctagaaaatcccatggacagaggagcctggcgggctacagaccatagggtcacaaaagagttggatacgacttagtgactaaacagtaagCAACAGGAGTTCACGACATGCTTTGGGGGTCCCTTGGGGGAATGGTTGGTGTCATCTAATCACCCACTGGTTATCTCATGAGGGCCCTGAGTCTGGCTCCTTCAGGAACTGGTGTGCAGCCCAGAGCTGCAAATTTTCTACACCGTTGATGTGCCTgctacaaaatacaaataaaaaagattCAAGTTGTAGTGACTATCAGCAAAGGAACCATGTGAAGACTGTCCTTGGTTTTCCTCAAAATTGGAAACTGGTCAGCCAGTTAGGAGGCGGTTTTCTACCCACAGAAATCTGTGTAATCACAGCGCTGACAGCCAGGGGAAGCTGCTCTGCCAGCTTAAAGCACGGACACAACTGACCACCAACCACCCATGTACCCAACACCAACCACGGAAAGTACTTTGGAGTGATGTGGTTTGGACAGTTGGCCTTAGGAAGAGCCTAGTGTAACACAGAGAATAGCCTGGAAGTTAGCAGCCCTGAATTCCCCCATGAACTCTATGCTTTGGGCCAGTCGCCTAAGCTTCTGTGTCCTTGGCTATGAAAACATGGTTTTGCCTCCAATTGCTAAGGCTCCTTCAGACTCTCATCCTTGGCTATTGGGTACCTATTTTTTCCATGTAGGAGGATAAAAGGAAACCCATTTCTCCCAAAAAGTAGTTGCAACTTGAGTCAAAATGAGACAGTGGTAGAGAAAACAGTAAAATACTTCAAAAGAAAAGAGGGTTGCCAAACTCCCCCATCAACCCCAAGGCCAAGttgtgtttggattccttttgcaTCAGCAGCTCTGCCAGTGGCCACATCCTTCTAAATGGCTCTTTTCCGATGGCCTTAATGACTTTCCAGCAGATTGAACCAGAACATCCTGATCTCTTTCTGGGGGTCTGCTCAACCTTGGATGCTCTCTCCACCCTTCAAGCAACAGTTATTATCACATAAGCTTCACTCTTCCTGGGCCCTCCTACGACTGGGTGACCAACCTCAGAGCCCACCCAGCCACAGGCCTCTGGCCAAGAGCCGCTTTCTGGGAGGCCCAGAAGGTTCTGAGGCTGCGCCCCCCGACCTTTGCTCCCAGCAACACATCCTCACCCAACACCCTCCAAACACATCAATGTCCCCAGCTGGCAGGGCCTAGGGACTCCCCAGCCACTTTTGCAGGTATTTCTGTGGCACTTCCCCAATTCCTGTCACAAGACAGCAAGGattcaagagaagggaaaagcaggcCACCCAGAGGGACCTTAGGAGAATCAGAATTTCCAGAGTCACCTTGTCTGCTCCTCTTTACAGCTAAGAAGGGAGAGGCCAGTTTCCAAAGCTACTAGTTAGTGGCTAAGgtggaatgacaacccactccagtattcttgcctgggggggaatcccatggacagaggtgcctggcgggctacagtccatggggtcgcaaaagagtaagacatgactgagcgactgagcgctcACAAACAAGGTGAGAACTGAAAACAGATTTCCTGATACCCAGTCAGGACCAGTCCCCACCTGATTCGTTACATTTTCTCAATGTGATCTCAGTGGAATCACGGATAGATGGTATTCTAAAACTTATAGATTACTTGACAAGATTCTAAAAACCCAAGGAAGTATTCAAGGGAAATGAGAACGGGGCTGTAGCCTCTTTAAATGAAGCCTCCCTGAGCCCTTAAGTCCATGCTGTGTGTCTGGACCCCACAGGGCAGTGTCTGAACCTGATTCAGCTCCATGGATGTGATTTCTCTCCACACAGAGGAAAACTCACCAATTCCCTTAGTAAACTGAGTCAGCTCCAAGAGGAGACTCCTGAGGCCAGACCCAGGCCCCCCATGGGGATCCCATGCTGAAAATGCAGTCCCCACCAGCAGGTGGCTTCCTGTCTTCAGTCTGATCCAGCCTAGACTCAAACctcttcttttaatttcctgtccCATAGTGAAGAGCCAGGCTGAAACACTGAAGCCAGGACTCCTTAGCAGCTCAGGTCCGCAGGAGAAAGTAACAGGAGAACAGACAAGAGGCTCATAGTCTGGGCACTCGACTGCTTTGGGAGGTGGAGTGGGTTCCCTACCTCAGCTCCACGCCGGAGAACTTGGCCCACCTTCACTCTGTGTTCAGTCTAtcggttgtgtcccactctggccccgtggactgtagcccgccaggctcctgtccgagatttttcaaacaagaatactggagtgggttgccattctcctcctcctggggatcttctccacccaggatcTTCACTCTATTCGGTTCCAGCTGTCTCTGCTCCAGGCTCCTCGtgactcctttccctgtttggttcaCCTGCTGACGTACCTAGCGCTGCGGCAGAACTTCCAGTCTGTTCTAGCTATGCTCTCAGGTTCAAAGCCTGTCTCCCCTCAAGGATGACAAACCCCACAGGTGTAACATGTGCTGAATAAATACTGGTGCCAGGCTAAAATATGGTCAtacaggcagaggaaagagagcTGGGAAGAGAGTAAGGAAAATGATGGTATACTCTTAAATGAAGGAGGTCATTGAATAACACTGTCAGCCTGAGAGAGCAATGGGGTAGGCTGACCACTTTCACAGCAACTCAGGACAACTGCTTGGGAGCCAGCCAGCCTTCTCCTGTGGCACCAGTGTGTGTACGCTGCAGGGGAGGATCAGGGAGCAGGAACAGGGCACTTGGACAACCTAAAGAACAGACATcttgaacttatggttgccagggtagggggggcggggggaaagaGGGGTGGAAGGGAtagctagggagtttgggatggataggtatgtactgctatatttaaagtggataaccaaggacctaccttctgtatagcacatgctgctgctgctactgctgctaagttgcttcagttgcgtccaactccgtgcgaccccatagatggcagcccaccaggctccaccgtccctgggattctccaggcaagaacactggagtgggttgccatttccttctccaatgcatgaaagtgaaaagtgaaagtgcagtcgcttagtcatgtccgactcttcacaaccccatggactgcagcccaccaagctcctccatccatgggattttccaggcaagagtactggagtggggtgccattgccttttccggtaTAGCACATGGAATGCTGCCAAATGTTGTGTGGCAGCATGGAttggaagggagtttgggggagaatggatgtaCATCtaaggctgagtccctttgctgttcagctgaaactatcacattgttaatcggGTATCGTAGTGGTGGTTTGAGTTGCTAAGCTGGGTCTAACTCTTGTGCCCCAaaggactgtaggctgccaggctcctgtgtccatgggattctccagtcaagaatactggaatgggtagccactcccttctccaggagaacttcccacccagggatcaaacctgggtctcctacattgtaggcagactttttaccaactgagccaccaaggaagcccatatactccaatacaaaataaacagttcaaaggagaaaaaaatgaaagacagagGAAGACGAAGCGCTcggactttttcttttaattatttaccagataaaaaaagaaaaaatagtgatTGTTTCTTTTTACCCCCAACATATCAGTTTCCCAAGGCCGAGTGGGAGAGAAATTTGTGGAACAGTGATCATGCTCCTGGCCTGGAGCAGATGCCTCCCCTCACTCTTCGCCACCCCCAGCAGGAGGGGCAGTGCCAGGGGCCAGGCAGGCGTCTGGGACTGTGGCAGGGCAGCAGTGTGGCTGGTGTTTTTTCTTCTCCCTGCTGCCAGCAAATTCAGACCCTCTCCTGCCTGTCCCCCCACCATCCTCCCCTACTCGTCAAAGGAAGTAGGAAGATGGGCCTCCAGGAGGCGGGGCTGGGTGCAGAGCAGGACTGGGGAAGCACACAGCTGACGTGGTCAAGGCCACCGTCTTCTGCTTCTATTGCACATCCTGGCTCAGATGCCCTGCCCTGAGCGTTGGGCCACAGCATAAGATGCTTTTGAAATTCAAACAAAAGAACCTGTGTTTTTCTGCCAGGCTCACGAAGGGGAGGTGTGCTGTTGTGTGGATTCTTCTGATTTGTGTTAAAGTTATATTTAAGTTATTCACCATGGGGGCAAGGCAAAGATACCTTTTTTAAGAAAGCAGATGGGGTTCAGATTCCTGGGGCCCTGTAGTCACCTGGGCTTCTGTCAAGTTCAAAAGACCCAGAGTAACCCTTTCTCCAGTCAACAGATGTTCTTTTGCATAACATGGAAGAGGCAGCTGTGTCCACCAACCCCACGAGACCCCTCTCCAACTACCACGACTCTGAGCCACTTGGGGGTGACCTCTCTTTCTGAACACCTGGAGAATCTGACAATGGACCCCAGGGAGCCCTAGCACAGGCAGGGCTCTTCCCCACTCCTCTCTCTCCCGGGCTTCTCCACAGGAGCAATGGGAAGGAACTGGCGTTTCCCCCTTGTTTGACACTGTGCGTTTCTCCCTAAAGTGGCAGCTGTTTGAGTCTCCTCCTTCTCATTACCAGAGGGAACAGAGAGGGGCTGGGAGCTGTGTACCGGACCAACAGACAGAATAAACTCCTCTAAACACGTGGGGCGCGGGGAGGGGCCATGAGGACAGACTCTGATTTGGCAAACCTGCACAAACTCTTTTGCCTTCGCTGGCCAAAATGAGGCTGGTGGGGGAAGACAAACCTAACTGAGCCCGTGGCAGGACTGCAGGCTATGAGAGACGACAGGGCACACACAGAACCGTATAAACTGTGGCACTAGAAAGATGAGCAGGCAGGGCCATGACCCCGGCTGGCAGCACGCCTTGGGCGCACGCTTCCCGAAACTCTAAGTGTCCCGTGGTAAGTGGCGACATCCAGATGCAGGAGCGCttgtccttcctcctcttcccaacACATTCCGAGTTTCTCGTTTAAATaactatgtacacacacacacacatacacgcaagCCTGGTCTCTCTCTGACGTGAGGGTCCTTCACTTGAGGGTCCTACAATGGCTTTAGAGAGTTGGTTCCAATTGTCTTTTTGGAGATTTCCTGCTTGGGACCAAACCTGCAGGGAGATGAAATGGCTGAACTCTACGGCAGATATCTGAGATGAAAGCACCCCAGTGTTTAAGGGACTGAGTCTTAATATAAATAAGGAGCCCAGGACTCCCTTCCCCCATTTGGTACCCTGGCAGAGGGAGCAAGCGTGTTGGGACCCATTAACCATGAGCCAGAGGGTCACAAGCCCACCAGCCACCCTGGGAACACAGCTCCCTACCTCCCTCTGATAAGGACAGTTTCTCAAGTTCAGCTTCAAGTTCGGCATCTGAGATCCTAGTGTTAGGCACACTGTTGATATAAAACGTCTCCTGGGGGTTGTCGGGCAGATCCGAAGGTTCTTTGGTGGTGTCCTGAAGCAGGATGTCCAACTCCTTCTCCAGCTCCTCACTGTCAAAGTCTGGCGAGAAGAGATGACATAAGGACACATGGAAGTCCAGGGAGGAAATGCGTTAATGATCAAGGACTGTGGACAGCAAACCCAGCTCAGCTTTACCAAAGATGCCCAGGTCTTCTTGAAGGATTATTTAAAAAAGCTgtgtgatgggcttccctggtggtcaagtggttaagagtctgcctgccaatgtagggaacacaggttcaatccctggtctaggaagatcccacaggccgtggggcaactaagcccatgtgccacagctactgagcctgcactgtagagagcctgtgctccatgacaagagaagcctgaaccccgcaactagagagcagccctcgcttactgcaactagagaaagcccatgtgcagcaacaaagactcagcacagccaatcaatcaataaatcaaTCATGTGAGTTGGGAGGCAAAGGGCACCTTCGAGCAGATACTCTTTGTCCACACACAGAGCTAAGTCATTGAGGAGGTTTATTTTGTTTACACCAAGGAACTGACCCTGCTTCTCCTTGCCCTAGGAAGATGCCCAGGGAGTAAGGGGCCCTGGAGTGCTGAAGGGCGGGTCAACAGCCTGTCAAGGAGGAAAGGCCAATTCCTTCCCATTACTCCTGCAGAGAAGCCCTGGAGATGGGGGAGAGCCCTGCCTGCATTAGGAGAACTGATCCTGGCCAGACCTATCCCTGCACAGAGAGGCGAAGTCTGCTTAGAAAGGAAAGACGACAAAATCATCTTGTCAACTCACCTAGGCCATTGGTTACCCCGCCAGCCAGTGTCTGAGAAACTTCGTCCTGGGTGTCACACAGCTGCAAGAGAAAAGCGCCAGACCGTGAACTCTGAATGCATCTCTAGAGATCTCAGTCTTTGGGTTTCAATGTTCAGGGTTACAAAGTAGTGCTGCCCCATCTGATAATTGGGGGAAGCTTCCTCAAGTTCACAAGGTCAACAGTTGGGGAAAGAAGTATCAATACAACAAAGTCACGTCTGTCCTCAGAACTGTCTGGTGTAGGTAtgtgccctgcccagcccccataCCTCCTGGATCTGATCCACAAGGCTCTCCGCCTTCTCCACTGTGACATCCTTCATGGAGAGTTTCAGCGCTCCCACCCCGGCCTGATAGGCATTGAAAACCTAAAGAGAAAGCAGTGCAGATGAAGAACACTGGGCAAAATACAGACTACATTGTTCTGTCTCCAGAAGACagctttgggtttttttccccttacccATGCACGATTCACCCCATGTCAACTGAGCCCAAAACTTCCCAACAGGAGGGGCAAAGGCAGTCCCAACCATATCCTGAAAGAACCCCAGCCTTCTCCAGACAGCAAAGCCtcagtggaagggagaaggggTGGACACGGCATAGAACTGGCCAAACACTGGGGCAGAGGGGTGGTGGCTACCATCTGATCTGTCTGCGAGGCATAGATCCGGTCCAGGATGCCTTGAACTGTGTCCAGCTTGGCATGCAGGGCCTCGATGCGCTTCTCTGTCCGCTGCTTGGCCTTGAGAGACCTCAGGGCCTAGTGGGGCATGGAGACATGGTTAAGGACAAACCAGGTGGGCCAAAGGGCCCAAGGAAGAGAGCCCTTCCCAGAAGGTAAGACCCACCCCGGGTTTGTAAAGCAAGCCATCATGATGCCTGGGCCACCCACAGACGTTCTGCTAGCCTTGAGAAGGCTGCTTTCTGAACTGGGCTCCTCTCACTGCCATCCTAGGGCACCAGGacacagctgggggtggggagtggggagacaAAACTCACCAGCTGCTTCTTCCCTGCTCGGCATGCCCGGCGGGCTTCTTCTTTATACCTACAAAGGGACAGCTAAAAATGACGAGGCCATAGGAGGGGGATGGCAGGGTCCTCAAGTGTCCCCACAAGTAGCACTTTTGGTGAAGGTACTTTTCAAATCTGAAAAGCAAATTCATTTCACCCAAGGGCCAGAAAAACGATGCCCAACCGCCCATGGCCAAACCCCTGCAGCAGGTTGAAATATGAGCTGGAAGGGGAGGTCTGCATGTGGGGAAGGTAAACGACCAAGGAAAAGTTATTTCAATTCATAGAGAGGGAAAACAGATCGACAAGGTGCCTTAAAGACAGACTGCCATCCTGGGAGCTGGCACGTagggtgtgctaagttgcttcagtcgtgtccgactctttgtgaccacacagactatagcctgccaggctcttctgtccatgggattttcccaggcaagaacactggaagatccttcaggggatcttcccgacccagggattgaaccctagtctcttatgtctcccgcactggtaggcagactctttaccactagcaccacctggaaagccagcaGGCAGGGAATGACTTCCTAACACCTCCAATGACCTTGGCGTTCCCACAAGGTGGGGATTCTCCCGCTGTAAGAGGGTGTGAACAAGCACATTCTGATTCCACGTCTATATAGCCTACCTTTCGGGGAAGTGCTTACATGTCTTCAGCAGGGATGTCTTGCCTGGTCATCCGAGGGGAAGGGCAGGGGTCCCTTACCAAGACCCCCAGAAGGCTGTATATACCTGGCGCATTCACTACTATTGGGCTGGCTaagagttcattcaggtttttctgtaagatcttaccaaaaaacctgaatgaactcttCGGCCAACTTAACACATCCCCAAGATAAGGCCTGGCTCAGTAAACACTGGTTAAATGGATGATGGCTTGGAAGAACACAAACACAGTGCTAACAGCTGCACCCGCAGGGGGAagaattcattttgttttcctttgtgataATTGGTGCTTTCTGTGACTGTTGCACTGAGCAGTTAGTGCAAAATATAACCTTAATTCTTCTTTTTACAGAGCCCACGGTCACCAGTGCTTTGCCGGCTCTGAGGGCCGGCCAGGGTGGGGTCTGGGGCACTCAGCTCAGGGGTAGTTACCTCTCGGCTTCTTGCGACAAGGACTCCACCTTGCGGGACAGCAGCTGTTCACTCTGCATCAGCTGGTAGACCCCGACATCCACGTCGTTGACAGGAGAGACCTTGGCGTGGGGGCCTCGGGCAAACTTCACGATCTGAACGGACAGGGACAAATTACTGCTGCTCTGACCCTGAATGCTGAGAAACCCCTGGGCAGGGGTGCTGGCGGCTATGTCAGCACACAGTGGACAAGGTCTCGGGGAGTGAGGGGAGAAGGAACGCGTTCCTGTACCTTCTCCCCATTCTGCTCCAGGACGGTGACCCGCTTCTCTTTCTGTAGCTGCAGCAACACCAGGTAGAAGGTCCTCTCGTCCGGACAGGAGCCTGCACACAGGGTGCTGAGCTCTGACAGGGCCACCACGGGGTGCGAGGAGAGCGGGGAGTTCTGATACAGACGGtacacctcctcagccttctcctgCAGGGGAAGTGCAAAGTGCTTGCGGGGAGGGATCGCTGCCCCCAGAAACCTGAGAGCCCTGAGCCGTGTTTCAGATCCACGATCACACAAGGTAAGAGGAGGGGAGCACCCAACCTGTCCTCAgctttggaaaaggaaaggatTCATGTTTTTTTTATACCCTGGAGGAATGTCTGGTGAGCATGGGTGAAATAAGGCACATGGTATGTTGGGAGCCAACTTGGCTTGCCCTTCCATTTGGGACTCCATGTTCCTGCGTCTCTCTTGCCTATGGGCCCCCAAGGGGAGAATGAAGCACTGTGGTGTGGTAGCATGGCCACAGATGGAGAGCCGAGGCTGGTGGTCAGGCCAGCCTGTGTGATCCTGAACCAGTCGCTCTCACTGGTCCTTGGCAAGCTGGAGAAGGTGGATGGAGATGATGTCTATAAACTCCCGGCCAGTCCCGGTCTCTCCACTTTTATGCCAAATGGGAATCCTGCAAACTGGAACAGTACTGAGTCTAGAAAGAGCCCCAAGAGGGAAGTATTGGGATGGAATTTTCATGAGAATTTAGGAATCTTTAGACTTAGATGAGAAGTCTAAGAAACACAGGTTCCCAGAAACAATGCCACTGTCTTCCTCCTTCGTGGAAATTACTCTTTCAGTCTTCTGCAAATAACAAATATGTACTGAAGTATGCACAGGATGCTATGAAAATACAGAGAAGGACTACCCAGGAGTTCAGCAATTGCTCAGAAAATAATAGTTGTTGAGCAGAATCCCACAGGTAAGTCATTATGTGGGATGTTGGTGGGAAGGTCATCTCAGGAAGAGGAATAGTCACAAGCAGCAGCATGAAGTCTGAGTCTTCTTCACCACATATACAAAAATACCTACTACATTATTACCATTTAaattgagaaaatgaaagcatatttgaagaaaatgcttaaaagaaaaatcttattaACCTTTGAAGTAGAGGGTTATGTCTTTCTAAGCAAGAGTAGAAAAGTTACGCCTTTCTAAGAGCAGAAATTCAGTAGccaaaaaggaaaatttgaaaaatctatagaaatacaaaaacttTTACATGTAGAAGACAtcataagtaaaaatgaaaacaagaaactGAAAGACAATATTAAACTCTTAATACTAAAtgcatcttttatatatatacatatatgaaagtgTAGTTTTtctgtcatgtccagttctttgcgaccccatggactgtagccagccaggctcctctgtccatggtattctctaggcaagaatactggagtaagttgccatgccctcttgcagggcatcttcccaacctagggattgaacctgagtctcctatgcagactacagtctgtggggtggcaaagagccagacatgactgagtgactaagcccgcacacacatgcacacacacacacacccttaataAACAGAAAACTCCCACCAAtaatataaaagacaaagaatcCAAAATAAAAACAGGCAAAGGCTATAAAAAGGCAATTCACAGAAGAGAATATGTAAATGGCCAGTGGATaggtgaaaagatgctcaaattccaaaaaggaagtatttttattcatcaaactgacaaaatt
Encoded proteins:
- the CHMP7 gene encoding charged multivesicular body protein 7 isoform X2 gives rise to the protein MWSPEREAEAPAGGDPAGLLPPEWEEDEERMSFLFSAFKRSREVNSTDWDSKMGFWAPLVLSHSRRQGVVRLRLRDLQEAFQRKGSVPLGLATVLQDLLRRGELQRESDFMASVDSSWISWGVGVFLLKPLKWTLSNMLGDHKVPAEEVLVAVELLKEKAEEVYRLYQNSPLSSHPVVALSELSTLCAGSCPDERTFYLVLLQLQKEKRVTVLEQNGEKIVKFARGPHAKVSPVNDVDVGVYQLMQSEQLLSRKVESLSQEAERYKEEARRACRAGKKQLALRSLKAKQRTEKRIEALHAKLDTVQGILDRIYASQTDQMVFNAYQAGVGALKLSMKDVTVEKAESLVDQIQETLTVRSWRRSWTSCFRTPPKNLRICPTTPRRRFISTVCLTLGSQMPNLKLNLRNCPYQREVWSQAGNLQKDNWNQLSKAIVGPSSEGPSRQRETRLACMCVCVYIVI
- the CHMP7 gene encoding charged multivesicular body protein 7 isoform X1, with translation MWSPEREAEAPAGGDPAGLLPPEWEEDEERMSFLFSAFKRSREVNSTDWDSKMGFWAPLVLSHSRRQGVVRLRLRDLQEAFQRKGSVPLGLATVLQDLLRRGELQRESDFMASVDSSWISWGVGVFLLKPLKWTLSNMLGDHKVPAEEVLVAVELLKEKAEEVYRLYQNSPLSSHPVVALSELSTLCAGSCPDERTFYLVLLQLQKEKRVTVLEQNGEKIVKFARGPHAKVSPVNDVDVGVYQLMQSEQLLSRKVESLSQEAERYKEEARRACRAGKKQLALRSLKAKQRTEKRIEALHAKLDTVQGILDRIYASQTDQMVFNAYQAGVGALKLSMKDVTVEKAESLVDQIQELCDTQDEVSQTLAGGVTNGLDFDSEELEKELDILLQDTTKEPSDLPDNPQETFYINSVPNTRISDAELEAELEKLSLSEGGLVPSRKSPKRQLEPTL